One Betta splendens chromosome 8, fBetSpl5.4, whole genome shotgun sequence DNA segment encodes these proteins:
- the cbx6b gene encoding neuronal pentraxin-2 — MVAFIGAVICIIAAVHTGSSKAAAQQQPAADNHSLYPDAVGQSSAAVGSVARPGSLGALHGSETPDSEAPTFNIGLSGAGGVSGLTGHDPTVSRLICTPIPAGECNSRNFQQQADDPSLYAGEDWGFLRTTAEQLRQTVLQQKDQILSDQRTIRELTGKLSDCEKGLDGRSSRANRRGGAAGLWRSNGPAEDAHVERVMVRDSPASETEGAHLLTVRAVDELEQAITQLKDRIEKLEADIGPFPHNQTESSISGVQEESRRSGGPERLVEPGHGAAADRPWRLEDLEGELEKKVELLEKERKALRLETVKHRQEIELGINKLHHRLSGLEEGSSAHSFPEGYRLSFPTRTNYMYAVVKHAVPRLRAFTLCLWLRPADGGMGTPLSYAVPEQPNELVLLQGLHTAELLVNDKVAPLPLNLSRGSWQHICVSWSQKGGAWQAYQGGKLRGEGRALAAGHHVRPGGVLVLGQEQDSVGGGFDASQALVGELSQVGLWDRVLTSAQVASLARCSRISPGGVTSWTESGIEVHGGATKDPGEPCSKHSRSSQ, encoded by the exons ATGGTGGCCTTCATCGGAGCCGTTATCTGCATCATCGCCGCCGTCCACACCGGCTCCTCCAAGGCTGCGGCACAGCAGCAGCCGGCGGCCGACAACCACTCGCTGTATCCGGACGCCGTGGGGCAGAGCTCCGCCGCAGTGGGCTCCGTGGCGCGGCCCGGGTCTCTGGGCGCTCTCCATGGTTCTGAAACGCCCGACTCCGAGGCGCCCACTTTCAACATCGGGCTCAGCGGGGCGGGCGGCGTGAGCGGGCTCACCGGACACGACCCCACGGTCAGCCGGCTGATCTGCACGCCGATCCCCGCGGGCGAGTGCAACAGCAGAAACTTTCAGCAACAAGCGGACGACCCGTCGCTCTACGCCGGCGAAGACTGGGGCTTCCTCCGCACCACCGCGGAGCAGCTCCGCCAAACGGTTCTGCAGCAGAAGGACCAGATTTTAAGCGACCAGCGGACCATCAGGGAGCTCACAGGGAAGCTCTCCGACTGCGAGAAGGGGCTGGACGGAAGGAGCAGCCGCGCGAACAgacgcggcggcgccgcggggcTGTGGAGGAGCAACGGTCCGGCGGAGGACGCGCACGTGGAGCGCGTCATGGTGCGGGACAGCCCGGCGTCCGAAACCGAGGGCGCGCACCTGCTCACCGTCAGGGCGGTGGATGAGCTGGAGCAGGCGATCACGCAGCTCAAAGACCGCATAGAGAAGCTGGAG GCGGACATCGGCCCATTTCCACACAACCAAACGGAGAGCAGCATCTCTGGAGTCCAGGAGGAAAGCAGGAGGTCCGGCGGCCCAGAAAGGCTGGTGGAGCCTGGgcacggagctgctgcagacaggccCTGGAgactggaggacctggagggggagctggagaagaaggtggagctcctggagaaggagagaaaggccCTGAGGCTGGAAACCGTGAAACACAGACAAGAAATAGAGCTGGGCATCAATAAACTGCACCATCGACTCTCAGGGCTGGAGGAAG GGTCTTCAGCGCATTCCTTCCCAGAGGGCTACAGACTGTCCTTCCCCACGCGGACCAACTACATGTACGCCGTGGTGAAGCACGCCGTGCCCAGGCTGCGGGCCTTCACCCTGTGCCTGTGGCTGCGGCCGGCGGACGGAGGCATGGGGACGCCGCTGTCCTACGCCGTCCCCGAGCAGCCCAacgagctggtgctgctgcaggggcTGCACACGGCCGAGCTGCTCGTCAACGACAAG GTGGCACCGCTGCCCCTGAACCTGTCCAGAGGCAGCTGGCAGCACATCTGCGTGAGCTGGAGCCAGAAGGGCGGCGCCTGGCAGGCCTACCAGGGGGGCAAGCTGAGGGGCGAGGGCCGCGCGCTGGCCGCCGGGCACCACGTCAGACCCGGAGGCGTCCTCGTCCTGGGGCAGGAGCAG GACTCCGTGGGCGGGGGCTTCGACGCCTCCCAGGCCCTGGTGGGAGAGCTGTCTCAGGTGGGGCTCTGGGACCGGGTCCTGACCTCGGCCCAGGTGGCCAGCCTGGCCCGCTGCAGCAGAATAAGCCCGGGCGGCGTGACGTCCTGGACCGAGAGCGGGATCGAGGTTCACGGCGGCGCCACCAAGGACCCGGGGGAGCCgtgcagtaaacacagcaggagCTCCCAGTGA
- the LOC114860209 gene encoding extracellular serine/threonine protein kinase FAM20C-like — protein MRQNLGRSTRSIYLGLACVSLTLHLLLALFCLSVLQTVCVLPPSSSSSSSSRSSSSAASPSHNSTVLQHTSRNTLYESTERQKKLISVDEVIPGVKGHSKLEALFAHPLYNLPHPEPQEDDWLLRVKTKEDAKDTRSEEEEWEDGAATDSNWQSASEEQGYDKAGWTSAAETHPPWLRFHLGITRWRLYDRKDPNLRQVTQHLANQRVLGAVQKTGGTQLKLLVSFPDYGQALLKPMRQSRGAETDLNLFYFSDFERHNAEIAAFHLDRLLGFNRIPPVVGRLLNVTTEIQDITSDHRLSRTFFTSPAGNLCFYGDCEYYCSPEHPVCGRPHALEVSLAAMLPDLSLAPRRSWRSPWRRSYSHSKQAQWEKDSTYCDSVKQTPPYNQGTRLVDLIDMAVLDFLMNNMDRHHYETFEKFGNETFLLHLDNGRAFGRHSRDEPSILAPLQQCCRIRRSTLLRLRLLSLPAFRLSSVMRESLREDPLADVAPLLSEHHLSALDRRLSTVLRVVHSCQHHHSDVVYDDVEGRV, from the exons ATGAGGCAGAACCTGGGTCGGTCCACGCGCTCCATCTATCTGGGTCTGGCATGTGTGTCCCTcactctgcacctcctcctggcccttttctgtctctctgtcctccaaACAGTCTGcgtcctccccccctcctcctcctcttcctcctcgtcccgctcctcttcatcagctgcCTCCCCCTCTCACAATTCCACCGTTTTACAGCACACGAGCAGAAACACCCTGTATGAGTCCACTGAGAGGCAGAAGAAACTAATCAGCGTTGATGAAGTGAttccaggggtcaaaggtcactctAAGCTGGAGGCGCTGTTCGCACACCCGCTGTACAACCTCCCTCACCCAGAGCCACAAGAAGACGATTGGCTGCTGAGGGTGAAGACAAAGGAGGATGCGAAGGATACGAGaagcgaggaagaggagtggGAGGACGGCGCCGCTACTGACAGCAACTG GCAAAGTGCCAGCGAGGAGCAGGGCTACGACAAGGCCGGGTGGACGAGCGCCGCGGAGACGCACCCTCCGTGGCTGCGATTCCACCTGGGCATCACGCGCTGGCGGCTGTACGACAGGAAGGACCCCAACCTGCGACAGGTCACGCAGCATCTGGCCAATCAGCGCGTCCTCGGTGCCG TGCAGAAGACGGGAGGCACTCAGCTCAAGCTGCTCGTCTCCTTCCCAGACTACGGACAAGCTCTGCTCAAACCCATGAG ACAGTCCCGAGGCGCCGAGACGGACCTCAACCTCTTCTACTTCTCAGACTTTGAGCGACACAATGCAGAGATCGCGGCCTTCCACCTGGACAG GCTCCTGGGCTTCAACAGGATCCCCCCAGTGGTCGGTCGACTCCTCAACGTCACCACGGAGATCCAAGACATCACAAGTGACCACAGGCTCTCCAGGACCTTCTTCACGTCTCCAG CGGGGAACCTGTGCTTCTACGGCGACTGTGAGTACTACTGCTCCCCAGAGCACCCAGTGTGCGGCCGGCCACACGCCCTGGAGGTCTCCCTGGCCGCCATGCTGCCCGACCTCAGCCTGGCCCCGCGCAGGTCCTGGAggtcgccatggagacgctCGTACAGCCACAGCAAGCAGGCGCA GTGGGAGAAGGACTCCACCTACTGTGACTCGGTGAAGCAGACGCCTCCTTACAACCAGGGCACCAGGCTGGTGGATCTCATAGACATGGCTGTGCTGGACTTTCTCATGA ACAACATGGACAGACATCACTACGAGACCTTTGAGAAATTTGGCAACGAGACATTTCTCCTGCATCTGGACAACGGGCGGGC GTTTGGCCGTCACTCTCGGGACGAGCCGTCCATTctggctcctctgcagcagtgTTGCAG GATCCGCCGCTCCACCCTCCTCCGCCTGCGCCTCCTGTCGCTCCCGGCCTTCCGTCTGAGCAGCGTGATGCGGGAGTCGCTGAGGGAGGATCCTCTGGCTGACGTGGCCCCGCTTCTCTCTGAGCACCACCTCTCTGCTTTGGACCGACGCCTGTCCACCGTGCTGCGGGTGGTGCACAGCTGTCAGCACCATCACAGCGACGTCGTCTACGACGACGTGGAGGGACGCGTCTGA